A single genomic interval of Saccharothrix saharensis harbors:
- a CDS encoding aldo/keto reductase produces the protein MEYTQLGRSGLSVSRLCLGTMNFGPETSEADSHTIMDRAHEHGINFFDTADVYGWQRGEGITENIIGRWFAQGGGRRDRTVIATKLYGDMGDWPNEKRLSALHIRRAADASLRRLQTDHIDLLQMHHVDRDTPWDEIWEAFSVLRQQGKVIYFGSSNFAGWHIAQAQEAARSRHFLGLVSEQSIYNLVNRFAELEVLPAARHYGLGVIPWSPLGGGVLGGVLRKQREGGGSRGTSGRSLQALEKHGDAIEAYEKLAADLGEDPAHVGVAWLLHQEGVTAPIIGPRTVEQLDGSLRSTEIALDADVLAKLDDLFPAPGPNGSHPAPEAYAW, from the coding sequence ATGGAGTACACCCAGCTCGGCCGTTCCGGCCTGTCCGTGTCCCGCCTGTGCCTCGGCACGATGAACTTCGGCCCGGAGACGTCCGAGGCCGACAGCCACACGATCATGGACCGGGCGCACGAGCACGGCATCAACTTCTTCGACACCGCCGACGTCTACGGGTGGCAGCGCGGTGAGGGCATCACCGAGAACATCATCGGCCGGTGGTTCGCCCAGGGCGGCGGGCGGCGGGACCGGACCGTGATCGCCACCAAGCTGTACGGCGACATGGGGGACTGGCCGAACGAGAAGCGGCTGTCCGCCCTGCACATCCGGCGGGCCGCGGACGCGTCGCTGCGGCGGTTGCAGACCGATCACATCGACCTGCTCCAGATGCACCACGTGGACCGCGACACCCCGTGGGACGAGATCTGGGAAGCGTTCTCCGTGCTGCGGCAGCAGGGGAAGGTGATCTACTTCGGGTCGTCCAACTTCGCCGGGTGGCACATCGCGCAGGCGCAGGAGGCGGCGCGGTCGCGGCACTTCCTCGGGCTGGTCAGCGAGCAGTCGATCTACAACCTGGTCAACCGGTTCGCGGAGCTGGAAGTCCTGCCCGCGGCCCGGCACTACGGCCTCGGCGTGATCCCGTGGTCGCCGCTGGGCGGCGGCGTCCTGGGCGGCGTGCTGCGCAAGCAGCGGGAAGGCGGCGGCTCCCGCGGCACGTCCGGCCGCAGCCTCCAGGCGCTGGAGAAGCACGGGGACGCGATCGAGGCCTACGAGAAGCTGGCGGCGGACCTGGGCGAGGACCCGGCGCACGTCGGCGTGGCGTGGCTGCTGCACCAGGAGGGCGTGACGGCACCGATCATCGGACCGCGCACCGTCGAGCAGCTGGACGGCTCCCTGCGCTCCACCGAGATCGCCCTGGACGCCGACGTCCTGGCCAAGCTGGACGACCTCTTCCCGGCCCCCGGCCCGAACGGCTCCCACCCCGCGCCGGAGGCGTACGCCTGGTAG
- a CDS encoding O-antigen ligase family protein, translating into MGGTESDRVVPQDGIVMPHAVLLLLAAIAAAVVAQGGYYLPGRLFSGALAAAALVLALRDRPSRPGPLPVACAGLAAWAVLRALLNGQVIDALPTVAAVGCLAAAAFAAGRADARQRELCASALVGVGVLVALSGWAAVVWRIPSWSVIADGLTRAASTLTYPNAAAALLAASAVLALALHTAHPHSVVSACSAYALVVGVGATLSRAGLLALLAGLVALAVFNGVRTTLRHTGPPALGALIALAALAPSFPVAEPANAGLAVLGLVAGAAVTAGLDRARPTLRLVGVTAGFVAAVLVALLVLDLDRLLAGRLSTGSPDRGGATGAALDLVAARPWTGVGPGNGWFAFTGPDGGSRVMRYVHDEYLQVLVELGAIGLGLVVLVLVALAVVVRRGRAGALWAGCAAALVALLVHSGFDFLWHLPVIVLTAGLLTGLASAEPTARAPVRAATPTAEEKP; encoded by the coding sequence ATGGGGGGAACGGAGTCCGACCGCGTCGTGCCACAGGACGGCATCGTCATGCCGCACGCCGTGCTGCTGCTGCTCGCCGCGATCGCCGCCGCCGTCGTCGCCCAGGGCGGCTACTACCTGCCCGGACGCCTCTTCTCCGGCGCGCTCGCCGCAGCCGCCCTCGTCCTGGCCCTGCGCGACCGCCCCTCGCGTCCCGGTCCGCTCCCGGTGGCCTGCGCCGGGCTCGCCGCGTGGGCGGTCCTGCGCGCGCTGCTGAACGGCCAGGTCATCGACGCCCTGCCGACGGTCGCGGCCGTCGGTTGCCTGGCCGCGGCGGCGTTCGCGGCCGGTCGGGCCGATGCCCGGCAGCGGGAGCTGTGCGCGTCGGCGCTCGTCGGCGTGGGCGTGCTGGTCGCGCTGTCCGGCTGGGCGGCCGTGGTGTGGCGGATCCCGTCGTGGTCCGTGATCGCCGATGGCCTCACGCGCGCCGCGTCGACGCTGACCTACCCGAACGCCGCCGCCGCGCTGCTCGCCGCGTCGGCGGTGCTGGCGCTCGCCCTGCACACCGCCCACCCGCACTCGGTGGTGTCGGCCTGCTCGGCGTACGCGCTGGTCGTCGGGGTCGGCGCGACGTTGAGCCGCGCCGGTCTGCTCGCGCTGCTGGCCGGACTGGTGGCGCTGGCGGTGTTCAACGGCGTCCGGACCACGCTGCGGCACACCGGTCCACCCGCGCTGGGCGCGTTGATCGCCCTGGCCGCGCTGGCGCCGTCGTTCCCGGTCGCCGAGCCGGCCAACGCGGGCCTCGCGGTGCTCGGGCTCGTCGCCGGGGCGGCCGTCACCGCCGGGCTGGACCGCGCCCGACCGACGCTCCGGCTGGTGGGCGTCACGGCCGGGTTCGTCGCCGCGGTGCTCGTGGCGCTCCTGGTCCTCGACCTGGACCGGCTGCTCGCGGGCAGGCTCTCGACCGGTTCGCCGGACCGCGGCGGAGCGACCGGGGCGGCACTGGACCTGGTGGCCGCGCGCCCGTGGACGGGTGTCGGACCGGGCAACGGGTGGTTCGCGTTCACCGGGCCCGACGGCGGGTCCCGCGTGATGCGGTACGTGCACGACGAGTACCTCCAGGTGCTGGTCGAACTGGGCGCGATCGGCCTCGGCCTGGTGGTGCTCGTGCTGGTGGCGCTGGCCGTCGTGGTGCGGCGCGGCCGCGCCGGGGCGCTGTGGGCGGGCTGCGCCGCCGCGCTGGTGGCGCTGCTCGTGCACAGCGGCTTCGACTTCCTGTGGCACCTGCCCGTGATCGTGCTGACGGCCGGCCTGCTCACCGGGCTGGCCTCCGCCGAACCCACCGCCCGCGCACCCGTGCGGGCGGCAACCCCAACCGCAGAGGAGAAACCGTGA
- a CDS encoding SRPBCC family protein, which produces MSTTTHPETTISADPALPTIRITREFDAPVDAVFRAHVEPELVAKWLGPRSLTMLVDRWDATTGGGYRYTHVRGDEQYRFYGSFHEVRPNERIVQTFTFEGFPDGVSLETVTFTDLGGGRTRLDVLSVFETTEVRDAAMASGMETGVVEGYEQLDELLA; this is translated from the coding sequence ATGAGCACGACCACGCACCCCGAGACCACGATCAGCGCCGACCCGGCCCTGCCCACGATCCGCATCACGCGCGAGTTCGACGCGCCGGTCGACGCGGTGTTCCGGGCGCACGTCGAGCCCGAGCTGGTGGCGAAGTGGCTGGGCCCGCGCTCGCTGACCATGCTGGTGGACCGGTGGGACGCGACGACCGGTGGGGGCTACCGGTACACGCACGTGCGCGGTGACGAGCAGTACCGGTTCTACGGGTCGTTCCACGAGGTGCGGCCGAACGAGCGGATCGTGCAGACGTTCACCTTCGAGGGGTTCCCGGACGGCGTGTCCCTGGAGACGGTGACGTTCACCGACCTCGGGGGTGGGCGGACGCGGCTCGACGTGCTCAGCGTGTTCGAGACGACCGAGGTCCGGGACGCGGCGATGGCCAGCGGCATGGAGACCGGGGTGGTCGAGGGGTACGAGCAGCTGGACGAGCTGCTCGCCTGA
- a CDS encoding class I SAM-dependent methyltransferase, with product MTTAPDGSPVEVYALLPPLGEAEVVHGVLPDGADVLDLGCGTGRVAHRLVELGHPVVGVDESAEMLAHLNGVEAVRGRIGDLWLGRRFGGVLLAAHLVNTPSDDERHALLASAARHLRDDGRLVVQWHPPSWFDTAADGQGGTIGPVHSSLRDVRRDGDLLSATVDYRADDRTWSHPFTARRLSGDDLDAALDAAGLVRDTWLTPDRTWFSARGQSSKSSSSRAR from the coding sequence GTGACCACTGCCCCGGACGGCAGCCCTGTCGAGGTCTATGCGCTCCTGCCGCCCCTGGGCGAGGCAGAGGTGGTGCACGGTGTGTTGCCGGACGGGGCGGACGTGCTCGATCTCGGGTGTGGGACCGGGAGGGTGGCGCACCGGCTCGTGGAGCTCGGGCACCCCGTGGTCGGGGTGGACGAGTCGGCCGAGATGTTGGCCCACCTGAACGGGGTGGAGGCGGTTCGGGGGCGGATCGGGGACCTGTGGTTGGGGCGGCGGTTCGGTGGTGTGCTGTTGGCCGCCCACCTGGTCAACACGCCGTCCGACGATGAGCGGCACGCGTTGCTCGCCTCGGCGGCACGCCACCTGCGCGACGACGGCCGCCTCGTCGTCCAGTGGCACCCGCCGTCCTGGTTCGACACGGCGGCCGACGGGCAGGGTGGGACCATCGGTCCGGTGCACAGCTCGTTGCGGGACGTCCGGCGTGACGGCGACCTGCTCAGCGCGACCGTCGACTACCGCGCCGACGACCGCACCTGGTCCCACCCGTTCACGGCCCGCCGCCTGTCCGGAGACGACCTGGACGCCGCGCTCGACGCCGCCGGGCTCGTGCGCGACACCTGGCTCACCCCCGACCGGACCTGGTTCTCGGCCCGGGGTCAGTCCTCGAAGTCCTCGTCGTCCCGTGCCAGGTAG
- a CDS encoding excisionase family DNA-binding protein has translation MATKAEGAKVAPGVVDAEVAARALRRVKDYLASAGARSDELEILVEGGPGEALVVPRQAVELFAHILAAMANGQGVQIMPVNAELTTQQAAELLNVSRPYLIGLLERGEIEYRLVGRHRRVRFDALMDYMRRDDLARKQVVDELTRLDQELGTD, from the coding sequence ATGGCGACGAAAGCGGAAGGGGCCAAGGTGGCGCCCGGCGTGGTCGACGCCGAGGTTGCGGCTCGCGCCCTGCGTCGAGTGAAGGACTACCTCGCATCCGCCGGAGCACGGTCCGACGAGCTGGAAATCCTCGTGGAAGGTGGCCCCGGCGAGGCGCTGGTCGTGCCGCGGCAGGCGGTCGAGCTGTTCGCCCACATCCTCGCCGCCATGGCGAACGGCCAAGGCGTCCAAATCATGCCGGTCAACGCCGAGTTGACCACCCAACAGGCGGCGGAGTTGCTGAACGTCTCCCGTCCGTACCTGATCGGACTGCTCGAACGCGGTGAGATCGAGTACCGGCTCGTGGGCAGGCACCGGCGCGTCCGGTTCGACGCGCTGATGGACTACATGCGTCGCGACGACCTCGCCCGCAAGCAGGTGGTGGACGAGTTGACGCGGCTGGACCAGGAGTTGGGAACGGACTGA
- a CDS encoding multifunctional oxoglutarate decarboxylase/oxoglutarate dehydrogenase thiamine pyrophosphate-binding subunit/dihydrolipoyllysine-residue succinyltransferase subunit, which translates to MSSSSPASQFGPNEWLVEEMYEQFLADPSSVDPAWHDFFADYKSTQRSGNGAATTAENGTTTATKTAPAQSAPTATPATQQAAQGRQSQQTPTQQPKSQAAATSRPAQKPAAKPAPAQAAKAAPVQPAQGEEQKQLRGAAAAIAKNMELSLTVPTATSVRAVPAKLLADNRIVINNHLKRTRGGKVSFTHLIGYAVVRALKAYPNMNRHFAEVDGKPFVVTPEHVNFGLAIDLPGKDGSRSLVVASIKGCENMTFTQFWQAYEDLIRKARTGSLTAEDFSGTTISLTNPGTIGTNHSVPRLTAGQGAIIGVGAMEYPAHFQGTSEQALTDMGVSKIITLTSTYDHRIIQGAESGEFLKRIHQLLLGEDGFYDDVFTSLRLPYEPIRWVADIPEGAVDKTARVIELIDAFRTRGHLMADTDPLNYRQRSHQDLDVLSHGLTLWDLDREFPVGGFAGQERMRLRDILGVLRNSYCRTVGVEYMHILDPEERLWIQERVEVPHEKPPATVQKYILSKLNAAEAFETFLQTKYVGQKRFSLEGGETVIPLLDAVLDKAAEHEIDEVVIGMPHRGRLNVLANIVGKPISQIFREFEGNLDPGQAHGSGDVKYHLGAEGKYFRMFGDGETKVSLTANPSHLEAVDPVLEGIVRAKQDMLDKGGEGFTVLPVALHGDAAFAGQGVVAETLNLALVRGYRTGGTVHVVVNNQVGFTTAPEHSRSSKYSTDVAKMIGAPVFHVNGDDPEACYWVAKLAVDYRQAFNKDVVIDMVCYRRRGHNEGDDPSMTQPAMYDVIDTKRSVRKTYTEALIGRGDISVEEAEKALQDFSSQLEHVFNEVRELEKHPIKTSPSIEEEQQVPTKLPTGVDRSVIEKIADAHVNLPEGFTPHPRVKPVLERRSKMAREGGIDWAFAELLAFGSLVLEGRTVRLAGQDSRRGTFVQRHATLVDRKRSEEYTPLQNLAENQGKFMVYDSVLSEFAALGFEYGYSVANPDALVLWEAQFGDFVNGAQPIIDEFISSGEAKWGQVSDVVLLLPHGHEGQGPDHTSGRIERFLQLCAEGSMTIAVPSTPANYFHLLRRHALDGVNRPLVVFTPKSMLRLKAATSPVEAFVEDKFQSVIDDPSGVEPSAVRKVLLCSGKIYYELLAEQEKRGVKDVAVVRVEQLYPVPARKLTEALDRYPNATEVRWVQEEPANQGAWPFFGLALPELLPERFAVKRVSRRPMAAPSAGSSKVHEVEQRELIAKAFE; encoded by the coding sequence GTGTCCAGCAGCAGTCCTGCTTCTCAGTTCGGCCCCAATGAGTGGCTGGTCGAGGAGATGTACGAGCAGTTCCTCGCCGATCCGTCGTCCGTGGACCCGGCCTGGCACGACTTCTTCGCCGACTACAAGTCGACGCAGCGGTCGGGCAACGGGGCGGCGACGACAGCGGAGAACGGCACCACGACCGCCACCAAGACCGCTCCGGCCCAGTCCGCGCCGACCGCCACACCCGCGACCCAGCAGGCCGCGCAGGGCCGGCAGTCGCAGCAGACGCCGACGCAGCAGCCGAAGAGCCAGGCCGCCGCGACGAGCCGACCGGCCCAGAAGCCCGCGGCCAAGCCCGCACCCGCCCAGGCCGCCAAGGCCGCGCCGGTGCAGCCGGCCCAGGGCGAGGAGCAGAAGCAGCTGCGCGGCGCCGCCGCCGCCATCGCGAAGAACATGGAGCTCTCGCTCACCGTTCCGACCGCGACGAGCGTGCGCGCCGTGCCCGCCAAGCTGCTGGCCGACAACCGCATCGTGATCAACAACCACCTCAAGCGCACCCGCGGTGGGAAGGTCTCCTTCACCCACCTCATCGGGTACGCGGTGGTGCGGGCGCTCAAGGCGTACCCGAACATGAACCGGCACTTCGCCGAGGTCGACGGCAAGCCGTTCGTGGTCACGCCCGAGCACGTGAACTTCGGCCTGGCGATCGACCTGCCCGGCAAGGACGGCTCCCGCTCGCTGGTCGTGGCCTCGATCAAGGGCTGCGAGAACATGACGTTCACGCAGTTCTGGCAGGCCTACGAGGACCTGATCCGCAAGGCGCGGACCGGCTCGCTGACCGCCGAGGACTTCTCCGGCACCACCATCTCGCTGACCAACCCGGGCACGATCGGCACCAACCACTCGGTGCCGCGCCTGACCGCGGGCCAGGGCGCGATCATCGGCGTCGGCGCGATGGAGTACCCGGCGCACTTCCAGGGCACCAGCGAGCAGGCCCTGACCGACATGGGCGTCAGCAAGATCATCACGCTGACCTCCACCTACGACCACCGCATCATCCAGGGCGCGGAGTCGGGCGAGTTCCTCAAGCGGATCCACCAGCTCCTCCTCGGCGAGGACGGCTTCTACGACGACGTGTTCACGTCGCTGCGGCTGCCGTACGAGCCGATCCGCTGGGTCGCCGACATCCCCGAGGGCGCGGTCGACAAGACCGCCCGCGTCATCGAGCTGATCGACGCGTTCCGCACCCGCGGCCACCTGATGGCCGACACGGACCCGCTGAACTACCGCCAGCGCAGCCACCAGGACCTCGACGTCCTGTCGCACGGCCTGACCCTGTGGGACCTGGACCGGGAGTTCCCGGTCGGCGGGTTCGCGGGCCAGGAGCGGATGAGGTTGCGCGACATCCTGGGCGTGCTGCGCAACTCGTACTGCCGCACGGTCGGCGTCGAGTACATGCACATCCTCGACCCGGAGGAGCGCCTCTGGATCCAGGAGCGCGTCGAGGTGCCGCACGAGAAGCCGCCGGCCACCGTGCAGAAGTACATCCTGTCGAAGCTCAACGCCGCCGAGGCGTTCGAGACCTTCCTGCAGACGAAGTACGTCGGCCAGAAGCGGTTCTCGCTCGAAGGCGGCGAGACGGTCATCCCGCTGCTGGACGCGGTGCTGGACAAGGCCGCCGAGCACGAGATCGACGAGGTCGTCATCGGCATGCCGCACCGCGGCCGGCTGAACGTGCTGGCGAACATCGTCGGCAAGCCGATCTCGCAGATCTTCCGCGAGTTCGAGGGCAACCTCGACCCCGGCCAGGCGCACGGCTCCGGTGACGTGAAGTACCACCTGGGCGCGGAGGGCAAGTACTTCCGGATGTTCGGCGACGGCGAGACGAAGGTGTCGCTGACCGCGAACCCGTCGCACCTGGAAGCCGTCGACCCGGTGCTCGAGGGCATCGTCCGGGCCAAGCAGGACATGCTGGACAAGGGCGGCGAGGGCTTCACCGTGCTGCCGGTCGCGCTGCACGGCGACGCCGCGTTCGCGGGCCAGGGCGTGGTCGCCGAGACGTTGAACCTGGCGCTGGTGCGCGGCTACCGCACCGGCGGCACGGTGCACGTCGTGGTGAACAACCAGGTCGGCTTCACCACCGCGCCCGAGCACTCGCGCTCGTCGAAGTACTCGACCGACGTGGCGAAGATGATCGGCGCGCCGGTGTTCCACGTCAACGGCGACGACCCGGAGGCGTGCTACTGGGTCGCCAAGCTCGCGGTGGACTACCGGCAGGCGTTCAACAAGGACGTCGTGATCGACATGGTCTGCTACCGCCGCCGCGGCCACAACGAGGGTGACGACCCCTCGATGACGCAGCCGGCGATGTACGACGTGATCGACACCAAGCGCTCGGTGCGCAAGACCTACACCGAGGCCCTGATCGGTCGCGGCGACATCTCCGTCGAAGAGGCCGAGAAGGCGCTGCAGGACTTCTCCTCGCAGCTGGAGCACGTGTTCAACGAGGTCCGGGAGCTGGAGAAGCACCCGATCAAGACCTCGCCGTCGATCGAGGAGGAGCAGCAGGTCCCGACCAAGCTGCCCACCGGGGTCGACCGGTCGGTGATCGAGAAGATCGCCGACGCGCACGTGAACCTGCCCGAGGGCTTCACCCCGCACCCGCGGGTGAAGCCGGTGCTGGAGCGGCGCAGCAAGATGGCCCGCGAGGGCGGCATCGACTGGGCGTTCGCCGAGCTGCTGGCGTTCGGGTCGCTGGTGCTGGAGGGCCGCACGGTCCGCCTGGCGGGCCAGGACTCGCGGCGCGGCACGTTCGTGCAGCGGCACGCCACGCTGGTGGACCGCAAGCGGTCCGAGGAGTACACCCCGCTGCAGAACCTGGCCGAGAACCAGGGCAAGTTCATGGTGTACGACTCGGTGCTGTCGGAGTTCGCGGCGCTGGGCTTCGAGTACGGCTACTCCGTGGCCAACCCGGACGCGCTGGTGCTGTGGGAGGCGCAGTTCGGCGACTTCGTCAACGGCGCGCAGCCGATCATCGACGAGTTCATCTCGTCCGGTGAGGCGAAGTGGGGCCAGGTGTCCGACGTCGTGCTGCTGCTGCCGCACGGCCACGAGGGCCAGGGCCCGGACCACACGTCCGGCCGGATCGAGCGGTTCCTCCAGCTGTGCGCGGAGGGCTCGATGACGATCGCGGTGCCGTCGACGCCGGCGAACTACTTCCACCTGCTGCGGCGGCACGCGCTGGACGGCGTGAACCGGCCGCTGGTGGTGTTCACCCCGAAGTCGATGCTGCGCCTGAAGGCCGCGACCAGCCCGGTCGAGGCGTTCGTGGAGGACAAGTTCCAGTCGGTGATCGACGACCCGAGCGGCGTCGAGCCGAGCGCGGTGCGCAAGGTCCTGCTGTGCAGCGGCAAGATCTACTACGAGCTGCTGGCCGAGCAGGAGAAGCGGGGCGTGAAGGACGTCGCGGTCGTGCGGGTCGAGCAGCTGTACCCGGTGCCGGCGCGCAAGCTGACCGAGGCGCTGGACCGCTACCCGAACGCCACCGAGGTCCGCTGGGTCCAGGAGGAGCCGGCGAACCAGGGCGCGTGGCCGTTCTTCGGGTTGGCGCTGCCGGAGCTGCTGCCGGAGCGGTTCGCGGTCAAGCGCGTGTCGCGCCGCCCGATGGCCGCGCCGTCGGCGGGCTCGTCCAAGGTGCACGAGGTCGAGCAGCGCGAGCTGATCGCGAAGGCGTTCGAGTAG
- a CDS encoding DUF6104 family protein: MYFTDRGIEELESRRGEEEVTFAWLADKLRAFVDLNPDFETAVERLATYLARDDEDFED; this comes from the coding sequence GTGTACTTCACCGACCGTGGGATCGAGGAGCTGGAGTCCCGGCGGGGCGAGGAGGAGGTGACGTTCGCGTGGCTGGCGGACAAGCTGCGCGCGTTCGTCGACCTGAACCCCGACTTCGAGACGGCCGTCGAGCGCCTGGCCACCTACCTGGCACGGGACGACGAGGACTTCGAGGACTGA
- a CDS encoding ArsR/SmtB family transcription factor has protein sequence MVVDDQLSRVFSALADPIRRDMVARLAVADATVNELAEPYSVTVQAVSKHLKVLEDAGLVSRRKQAQRRPVHLEAEVFDLMTKWIERYRQEAEQRYQRLDAVLAEMAQAPEQTRAEGEAS, from the coding sequence ATGGTGGTGGACGACCAGTTGTCGCGGGTGTTCTCGGCCCTGGCCGACCCGATCCGGCGCGACATGGTGGCGCGGCTGGCGGTGGCCGACGCGACCGTCAACGAGTTGGCCGAGCCGTACTCCGTGACCGTGCAGGCCGTGTCGAAGCACCTCAAGGTGCTCGAGGACGCCGGGCTCGTCAGCCGCCGCAAGCAGGCGCAACGACGGCCCGTCCACCTCGAGGCGGAGGTGTTCGACCTGATGACGAAGTGGATCGAGCGCTACCGGCAGGAAGCCGAGCAGCGCTACCAGCGACTGGACGCCGTGCTCGCCGAGATGGCGCAGGCGCCCGAGCAGACCCGAGCAGAAGGAGAAGCATCATGA
- a CDS encoding PIN domain-containing protein: MVYDACALYGNTLRNLLIRVARARLVQAKWTERILDEVDRSLAEKRGIPEDKRRRLRELINGSVADCLVEGYEPLIDGLALPDPDDRHVLAAAIKVGAQVIVTANLSDFPPDYLGQWDVEAKSPDDFVLDLIGINDRVVYSCVQQIVDERVNPPETIDDVLGQLERSGLIESTAALRLG; this comes from the coding sequence GTGGTGTACGACGCCTGTGCCTTGTACGGCAACACCCTGCGCAACCTGCTCATCAGGGTGGCGCGTGCGCGATTGGTGCAGGCGAAGTGGACCGAGCGGATACTCGATGAGGTCGATCGGAGCCTCGCGGAGAAGCGGGGAATCCCGGAGGACAAGCGACGTCGGCTGCGTGAACTGATCAACGGTTCCGTGGCCGACTGCCTCGTGGAGGGGTACGAGCCCCTCATCGACGGCTTGGCCCTGCCGGACCCGGATGACCGGCACGTGCTCGCCGCGGCCATCAAAGTCGGCGCGCAGGTGATCGTGACCGCCAACCTGTCCGACTTCCCACCCGACTACCTCGGGCAGTGGGACGTCGAGGCCAAGAGCCCGGACGACTTCGTGCTCGACCTGATCGGCATCAACGACCGGGTCGTCTACTCCTGTGTCCAGCAGATCGTCGACGAGCGGGTCAACCCGCCTGAAACGATCGATGACGTGCTGGGTCAGTTGGAGCGCTCAGGCCTGATCGAGTCGACCGCCGCCCTGCGACTTGGTTGA